The sequence AGGTCTACTGGACTGGAGTTGAGGTTAACATGGAATCATATAAGGGGAGCAAGAACATTACATGGATGCATTTAATTCCAGGAAAAATGGAGCTTTTGTTGGTTGATGACACCAACAGGGCAAGGGTGGCTGAAATCCACGAGAGGCCTATGATGAAGGCAAAGCATATTTCTCTTCCTTCGCAGCAGCACCCTTTGAATTTGAGAGCATGCGTTTCTGTTGATGGCTATTTCTTCCTCGTCTTCACGCAATTGCAACATCAGGGTGAAGATATTGATGTTGAGGGTAAAGGGCATGCAAGTCCTGAAAAAGTGCTTGATATTTATGTTTTGGGTGATACAATGAGCTACTTAAAGACAATCCCTTTGAATGCAAGAGAATGCAGAATATCTGATTTGGAACAACTTGTGGCGAAAATTACAATCTTCGGATCTCAAAGCCAGCTTTTACTATATAGCCCTGTAGATGCTCCTGGTTTCATCCTTTCTTATGTCCTCAAAACTGCTCTAGCTAGAGAAGTTGTTCAGTTGCAGCAAGTGGATCAGGTTAAAGCTCCTGAAGGTGAAACGGAAATTGCTGGGTCTTGCCCTGTTTTGGGTTACATTTATCACATTTTTGACAAGTTTGCTATAACACCTAAGTTGTTTCAAGATGCTAAGAAGTGCATTACATTCGAAGTGATAATGGAAAGGAGCAGATCAGATCGTAGCAATAGTGAGGCATGTCTCACATATTTAGAAGCTCTTATCAGACAACTCAAGGCTGGAAAAGACAAAGATTTTTCAAGTATGAAGATCCAATTTAAAGTCAACAATGTAGAGAATTGCACAATTTCAGCTGCAGCAGAGCAGCAGACACAGGTGAAAATGGGAATGTGGGTTCGGAAGCTTGTTTCCCTTGTTCCCATCCAAATAGCTCGTGCAGAAAACAACGCTATGGTAGCGCTTAAGGATGGACTTCAGATACCCCCTGATGTTAGTTACGTGGACAGCGTATCACTTGCTTACTCTATACGCTTTGGGTTCTATGATGCGGTCCTTAACAGTTGGAAGGGCAAGATTAAGGTCATTTCTTCCATGGGAAAACAGAGTAGCGGAAAGTCATATTTGCTAAATCATCTATCAGGGTCTCTTCTTGATGTTGCAGGTGGCAGGTGCACAGATGGTGTGTGGATGACCATTGCAACGGGTGTAGATGGAGATGGGAGCGAGGGAAGCAGCTGCTTGTATGTGCTCTTAGACTTCGAAGGGCTCGGCAGTTTTGAGAGAAGCGAACAAGAGGATATGCTTCTCTCTGTTCTTAATGCTGCTGTGAGCAACATAACAATATTCAACAAAAAGGTGTGTCATTTCTCTCTAACCTCCAACTTTTCTTCTGTTTTTGTTTAAATCCTGGCCACCTAGAGATAGTGCAATAAGTTGAAGGGAGAGGGAAACTCAGTTTTTATGTGATATATAACATGAATGACTTGTTTTCTACTGTAAACCTTCGTTTGGTATTACAGGATTTTCACTTAGATAAGGACACAGAATCAGCTTTCAGCCGGTTCCAGAGTGGGATCAATCTACTTAAGCAGGACAAAAAGTTATTTAAAGGTCTATTTTACATTGCCATCAAGGATGTGGACACATCCGATGTAGAAGATCTTATGCAAGAATTTcatcagaagatttcccaaatatgcagcAAATCACAAGAGAATTTCATTTTGAAAATGTACGACGGAAAGGTCGAGATTGCTGCTATGGCTCCTTATAATAGATCTGAGTATTATAGAGAGAGCCTGAGTGAGCTAGCAGAAACAGTGGCAGAAAGAATCGATTCTTGCTATGACAATGGATTCAGCTTTTTAAGGGATCTGAAGCTTATTATAGCTCAAATTGCAGCAAAAGACTGGACTTCTATTGACAGCAAGCGAGTTGCTGTGACAGTTGATATTCTGAGGAGAAATCTTATGTCGGCGGTCCGCATGGGATGCCTCATTGTGACAAATACAAATGAAGAATTGAGGGTTTTGGATAACTTCGACACACAGGAAGAAGTTCTTGATTTTCCTGTTGTTGTCGGTGATTCTTCATGGAATATAAGAGATACAGGATTGTATCTCTCACCGTGTACAGAATCAGAAACTCCAGTTACTATAAGAGACGTCTTTTCTCAAATCAGGTCGAAACTGGAGATGTTTTTACCCAGGAATGGTAGCAACGGCGAGGAGTGGCATTCTTCATTTGAGAGCTTCCTGGAGGCGCTGGCAGAAAGAAGGCATGCCAGGGTTCAACAGTGGATAAGTTCAAACACCTCAGATTTCTCTGATAAtgatgatgtgcaaagattgcagCTAGAGGCTGATGTAGCTCTTGGCAAAGTAAAGCAAGGCTTAATAGTTTGCGGATGCAAATGTTCAGTTTGCTTCTGGAGGTGTGTAATGGAGAAAGGCCATGGTGATCAACATTCTTGCATGGGAAGTCATTCGTGTACAGAAAATTGCAGTTATTGTGCTCGAGAAGGAGACAGCTCAAGCTTATGCGGGGATTTAGCAGGGCATGAAGGAAATCACAATTGCAAAAAGCAAAATCATACATGTGGCGAGAGCTGTTACTTATATGAGATGTCTTCAAATTGTAATGAGCGATGTTCTCTGGCGCCAGGGCACCCTGGCCAGCATAAGTGTAATTCTCCTCAACACATGTGCAGCGCAAAATGTTCTCTTCCAAGCTGCAATAATCCCTGTGCTGTAGCGATTGAATCAACCCATGAAACGCATCAGTGCCATGAGAGATATTGTCAGAGCAAATGTACCATAGATGGGTGCAGCAGAACATGTGGGGTTAAAGATCATTTCCATGACTTGGATCAAAATGCGGAGCATTTGTGTGGAAATGAGCATGCCTGCACCCATGAATGCGAGATGCCAGGTATATGTGAAATTTTCACCGAGCTTGTCAAACAAACCAGGGTTTTCCAGGGCCAAAGAGGATCTTTTGAGTATGAACTTGTGTCGGAGCAAAATGGCCTTCGCAAATGCTGTTGCATTCCTATTCCTCCCTACGAAAGAAATCATCAAGGTCCTCATGTTCACACAAAAAAAGAAGATTCTGTGCACTATTGCGATACCAGATGCCAATCTTGTGGTTACTTCTGCCAGCTCCCAATTGATCACGCAGGCTTGCACGATACAGTGCATGGCAATATGAGAAATGTAAGTTTCATTTCAGAGGGAGAAGATATTGATATTCAAGACCGCAAGTATAAATGGGGAGAGTTAGGGGAAGCAgaaatgtgtaacatgtattgtaAGAAACAGGGTCGAGGGCATATCCATTTGGTTTTTTGTCCGGGCTCCAGCAAATGCACCGGCAACCTCTATGATGGTTCGAGGCACGAAACAGTTAAATATGGACCTGATGTAGATGTTCCCAAAGATGAGATGACTCATGAGACCTACTGGCAATATGTTAGGTTTGTTGATCCTTGCACCGAAGAAGAGAGGGAAGATTTTGACCGATGCAATCACTATTGTAAATCTGAGGAGCATGAATCAGAGTCGGGTACTTTTGAAAAATCATATTGCACTGAAAAACTCTGGCATCCAGCTATCAAGAGCACTGGACAGAATGTAAGCTCTGGAGGGTATATAACTGATGATGGCCATCATTTTGGGTGTGATCATTCTACAAATGTCCCTCACCATGTCATATTTACCATTGACAGATCAGGTTCCATGGGTTCCCCTGACATAAGTCCCACTCTGGCAAAGTTTACTAATTATCATAATTGTAGACTTGGATGTGTATACGAGGCTATTCTGAGATTTATACAAGCCCGCCTCAGAACAATTTCTGATGATTCTGTATCTGTGGTACTATTTGATGATATTGCCGATGTAGCTCTGGAGATGGAGGACATGGGAGAAGCTGTTGTTGATCGCCTTCTTCAGTTTGAAGATCGTGGAGGAACTATCTACTCAGCAGGGTTAGATGCTGCAGAGAAAATATTAATGAAAGGAGCTAGACACCATGCTGTGAATGTGAAAAAACCCGTGGTCATCTTTCTGAGCGATGGTGGAAACAATGGTGGAGGGGATCCCCTGTATTATGTGGACAGAATGAAGAGATCAGATCCTAGATTGACACTTCATACAATAATGTTTGGAACGGATCCGACAATGAACATCCTGATTGAAATGGCAAAGAAAGGAGGTGGAACCTTCGAGCAAACATTAGATGAGATTCAACTGGCCCGTAGCTTTGAGAATCTGGCCGAAAGTCTCAAACCCCAAGTTGCAGCACTGATGTAAGAGGCATCCCCTGCCTTCTTTGCTTCCTTTTAAATTTGTTTGTCTGGTGTTTTGTGTAATCGTCTGTTTAGTTTTGGAGTCTGATATTTGGTAGCCCCACTATTTGTTTATTTAAAAAGTGGCTACTTATGTAGTTGTCTTTGTTGATATAATTAATCACTATATAATGTTTAGAGGGCAGTTTATATATGATTGTATATGGGTAATTAgtctttgtgttttttttttatcaatggtAATTAGTCTTTGCTGCTTAAGACTAtgcttttataaaaaaattaaaatagtgaTTTTAAATCTCTGTACAAATATTCTCTTTTTGTATGGATGATTTACGTTTAATATTAAATCAATTAGAATATGTAggttgtattttatttttattgttgattTTATTAAGCAGTTTTGAGAAACAATTTATCAAATAGAATTAATATTGTAAATGTTATATTTATAATTTCTCAAATAAATTATGATATAAATAAATACTATTTACAAgtaaatttattgattttttttattatggaaaattgataaaatataagattttatgtttatccttattcatgatttttcttcacaacaatacattaaaatatatataaactaaaaaataatattataaaaattttaataaataaataaccatttaAAACTCTAATCAAAGAtatgaatttatttttaaatttggtACTAAATGTGATTTGAAGATAGTTAATCTCGTACTAAATAAGGATTGCAAACAAAGAACTAATTTAAGGAGACTATAATTGCTAAAATAACTTGAACTAAAATAAGGCTAGtaaaaaaataaattcatataGAAATAAAGAATTATATTAGGTTTTTAAGTGCAATAAGTGAAACAAAAGGATAAAATTCAACAACATATTAACAAGTGTATAAATGAAGATTCATTGTATATGTAAAATatcaataaaattttcaaatacaCTAATCAAAGACCAAAATCAAGACaaataaagaaaatcaattaaTTTTTTGTAACTACATACaatatcaaaattaaaaataaGATTCTCAAAAGAGATTACTTGATTTCTCCATTGAGAAATTAGTGTTTGTGGCTCAAGGTAATGGATAGGTAAATTGTAGATTAGATTTGAACTCTTGGGATGTGTGAATTCAAATGAAATCAAGACATAGGTAATTTGCAAACTTTTACATGGATATATATCACTAAGTTTCTAGTCTTTGGCTCAAGGTAATGGATAGGTAAATGTAGATTAGATTTGAACTCTTGGGATGTGTGAATTCAAATGCAATCAAGACATGGATAATTTGCAAACTTTTACATAAATATATATCACTAATTTTCTAGTCCTTGTATTTGAGACAAATGATTGAAGACAAATTCAAATTGAAAGTCCAAAAGATGCAAGGTATGCACTTTTCACCCCAACATCTAGAAAATATCAATTAAACTACTATTAGATACTAATGGAAATTTAATTATCCACTAaagtataaataattataaataaaatcacaatttacataaattaacTTGACTACAATGAATGATAAATGAGAATGTTAATTGTGTGTAAATCAATGCTaaattaaagaaaattaaatacGCAAGATTAGGAGATGTGATATGTCTTGATATTGGGATAGTCTTCAAAAATTCATTGTAGTTTGAATATATGTCTCATGGGATCAATCCTACCCACCACAAGAATGGACCTACTAATAGTAAAAAAATGGCCACTTATTTCACTATGATT is a genomic window of Cryptomeria japonica chromosome 7, Sugi_1.0, whole genome shotgun sequence containing:
- the LOC131038016 gene encoding uncharacterized protein LOC131038016, producing MSDLVSFPTSGMAEIAIAHSMKEKSPMPMYSEEGETSASADILSLHVDYEDEGMKEKSPMPMYSEEGETSASADILSLHVDYEDEGMKDKSPMPMYSEEGETSASADILSLHVDYEDEGVNASAVMEPLSPNLFRVMRIVPDKQDYSFVEKVQLPQDEVLSLCNKLVPSSASAYLGEPPRVRINFNSLNQLCLPAVGFYGDKTMMISIFRKESLVDDSVLAEMEGRLLEPGLYVSLPEEGCTVVVFYWHEGEHFKQASRKDVSCNFIRYLVELCDSVYVCVEGSYPFEALAASATSASSKAKRTRRIQVSSVKNSENDVELMTGYKLKIDGEANSKRSSSGATANVAAVNNYHGTVVFCEGYQHCCILTTEKRSPRTSRKTEELSMKASEFGNKLKTWSSASNVDYSRLSNEQFISLLEICQPQEFEKHSKLKESLKMRESARSSAQVEKFERCFLQVLPEFCYHVLLFVGGQTSTAKDRDGRRNLKKTEVLDSCFDMEVDGNRFEELHRELSLILAGENSVCNGDQRVLLLGSDIKFVCSDWEHTITVEGPGQGKQTTPFICYGQEVDAKCSPLCPCSKKINGKAKFLQHTNEFKDFPFSGDVVKLVLFTPAKSGNNDKKEMEGTVYLVTKTASVSAIRSCVENIVPIGLRCLERNIVFAAFLLASDEHLALRFMKEGLTTQNTRSLPRNIQSEFEKFSKAQPAPPTVDQEALLSHDTLKTICCEVYKDQERKLMENIKGLSALVFKKKKVTLGKVEQKRFREAEDEFVQELKKKMSTVKNDSLVTRYIEEFTTKRSSYSYSWLWNKYTEQMELKMKVSIVEEHPFVIVYKACELTPMRKDMSEFNSNCGRPIVPTCGESVEFAVINPKHERLFKVVILKSGELMVFIHNFIDSSLYLYRCPKIGFNMNNMGRPIYSFRRGFDLLAVDEATRSMALYEKERSKIVIYKFDESFRKVYWTGVEVNMESYKGSKNITWMHLIPGKMELLLVDDTNRARVAEIHERPMMKAKHISLPSQQHPLNLRACVSVDGYFFLVFTQLQHQGEDIDVEGKGHASPEKVLDIYVLGDTMSYLKTIPLNARECRISDLEQLVAKITIFGSQSQLLLYSPVDAPGFILSYVLKTALAREVVQLQQVDQVKAPEGETEIAGSCPVLGYIYHIFDKFAITPKLFQDAKKCITFEVIMERSRSDRSNSEACLTYLEALIRQLKAGKDKDFSSMKIQFKVNNVENCTISAAAEQQTQVKMGMWVRKLVSLVPIQIARAENNAMVALKDGLQIPPDVSYVDSVSLAYSIRFGFYDAVLNSWKGKIKVISSMGKQSSGKSYLLNHLSGSLLDVAGGRCTDGVWMTIATGVDGDGSEGSSCLYVLLDFEGLGSFERSEQEDMLLSVLNAAVSNITIFNKKDFHLDKDTESAFSRFQSGINLLKQDKKLFKGLFYIAIKDVDTSDVEDLMQEFHQKISQICSKSQENFILKMYDGKVEIAAMAPYNRSEYYRESLSELAETVAERIDSCYDNGFSFLRDLKLIIAQIAAKDWTSIDSKRVAVTVDILRRNLMSAVRMGCLIVTNTNEELRVLDNFDTQEEVLDFPVVVGDSSWNIRDTGLYLSPCTESETPVTIRDVFSQIRSKLEMFLPRNGSNGEEWHSSFESFLEALAERRHARVQQWISSNTSDFSDNDDVQRLQLEADVALGKVKQGLIVCGCKCSVCFWRCVMEKGHGDQHSCMGSHSCTENCSYCAREGDSSSLCGDLAGHEGNHNCKKQNHTCGESCYLYEMSSNCNERCSLAPGHPGQHKCNSPQHMCSAKCSLPSCNNPCAVAIESTHETHQCHERYCQSKCTIDGCSRTCGVKDHFHDLDQNAEHLCGNEHACTHECEMPGICEIFTELVKQTRVFQGQRGSFEYELVSEQNGLRKCCCIPIPPYERNHQGPHVHTKKEDSVHYCDTRCQSCGYFCQLPIDHAGLHDTVHGNMRNVSFISEGEDIDIQDRKYKWGELGEAEMCNMYCKKQGRGHIHLVFCPGSSKCTGNLYDGSRHETVKYGPDVDVPKDEMTHETYWQYVRFVDPCTEEEREDFDRCNHYCKSEEHESESGTFEKSYCTEKLWHPAIKSTGQNVSSGGYITDDGHHFGCDHSTNVPHHVIFTIDRSGSMGSPDISPTLAKFTNYHNCRLGCVYEAILRFIQARLRTISDDSVSVVLFDDIADVALEMEDMGEAVVDRLLQFEDRGGTIYSAGLDAAEKILMKGARHHAVNVKKPVVIFLSDGGNNGGGDPLYYVDRMKRSDPRLTLHTIMFGTDPTMNILIEMAKKGGGTFEQTLDEIQLARSFENLAESLKPQVAALM